A portion of the Zootoca vivipara chromosome 6, rZooViv1.1, whole genome shotgun sequence genome contains these proteins:
- the CAMTA1 gene encoding calmodulin-binding transcription activator 1 isoform X3, which produces MSILERLEQMERRMAEMTGSQQQQQHKQGVGGGGGNGSGNGGSQAQCISGAATLGNCFESRVVVVCEKMMSRACWAKSKHLIHSKTFRGMTLLHLAAAQGYATLIQTLLKWRTKHADSIDLELEVDPLNVDHFSCTPLMWACALGHVDAAVVLYKWDRRAISIPDSLGRLPLAIARSRGHVKLAECLEHLQREEQAQLRQTPRIPCPSHEEPSSENWIAQWHSEMVASQEPQKGVTVISNSNTELRRPRSEPSSYYSSESQKEYPAPKKHKLNPDYFCARQEKLLSTALSLEQPSARKPSSSAKQSLPETISPRHGVRDYARELVSEVAGYHGTGTQAGAKWSPKEAYIGVPAMQVAGSPKGLALGKDSGAQRLHPREQMSVLMMAEREVADAELLSFRDGTESEDCLHHMDDLQVTMMTLAEHIIEATPERIKRENFVPMEAPPADRTESATISTSMSWLASYLADVDHLPSAAQIRSLYIGPLTPSSNTSLSPASSPVNEMAFEKPSLPSATDWTEFLSASTSEKVENEFAQLTLSDHEQRELYEAAKLVQTVFRKYKGRPLREQQEVAAAVIQRCYRKYKQYALYKKMIQAAILIQSKFRSYYEQKKFQQSRRAAVLIQQFYRSYKECGKRRQSRRTAALVQQKLRSSLLTKKQDQAARKIMRFLRRCRHSPLVDHRRYKRSERIEKGQGT; this is translated from the exons ATGTCTATCCTGGAGCGACTTGAGCAGATGGAGCGGAGGATGGCCGAAATGACTGggtcccagcagcagcagcagcacaagcaaggcgtaggtggtggtgggggcaacGGCAGCGGCAATGGAGGTAGCCAAGCACAG TGCATCTCGGGGGCAGCCACCTTGGGGAACTGCTTTGAGAGCCGTGTGGTGGTTGTGTGTGAGAAGATGATGAGCAGGGCCTGCTGGGCCAAATCCAAGCACCTCATCCACTCCAAGACCTTCCGGGGGATGACCCTCCTGCACCTGGCAGCAGCCCAGGGCTATGCGACCCTCATCCAGACTCTCCTTAAATGGCG TACCAAGCATGCCGACAGCATCGACCTAGAGCTGGAAGTGGACCCCTTGAACGTGGATCATTTCTCCTGCACGCCGCTG ATGTGGGCATGCGCGCTGGGCCACGTGGATGCAGCTGTGGTCCTTTACAAGTGGGACCGCCGCGCTATCTCCATCCCCGACTCCCTCGGGAGGCTCCCCTTGGCTATTGCTCGTTCTCGGGGCCACGTGAAGCTGGCCGAGTGCCTCGAGCACCTGCAGCGGGAGGAGCAAGCCCAACTCAGGCAAACCCCCCGGATCCCCTGTCCTTCGCATGAGGAACCCAGCAGTGAGAACTGGATCGCCCAGTGGCACAGTGAGATGGTGGCCTCTCAGGAGCCCCAGAAGGGAGTCACCGTGATTTCCAATTCCAATACAG AACTGAGGCGGCCCCGGTCCGAGCCCTCCAGTTACTACAGCAGCGAGAGCCAGAAGGAGTACCCCGCACCCAAAAAACACAAACTGAATCCCGACTACTTCTGTGCTCGGCAGGAGAAGCTTCTTTCCACCGCCCTGAGCCTGGAGCAGCCGAGTGCCCGGAAGCCAAGCTCCAGTGCTAAGCAATCCCTCCCAGAGACAATCAGCCCCAGGCATGGGGTGCGGGACTATGCGCGGGAGCTTGTATCCGAAGTGGCTGGCTATCATGGCACTGGCACACAGGCAGGGGCCAAGTGGAGCCCAAAGGAGGCGTATATTGGCGTGCCTGCGATGCAGGTGGCAGGCAGCCCCAAGGGGCTGGCGCTGGGGAAGGACTCAGGGGCCCAGCGGCTCCATCCGCGGGAGCAGATGAGCGTGCTGATGATGGCGGAGCGGGAGGTGGCTGACGCAGAGCTCCTCTCCTTCCGGGACGGCACAGAAAGTGAGGACTGCTTGCATCACATGGATGACCTGCAG GTGACCATGATGACTCTGGCAGAGCACATCATCGAAGCGACCCCAGAGAGGATCAAGCGGGAAAACTTTGTGCCGATGGAGGCGCCACCAGCCGATAGGACGGAGAGCGCCACCATTAGCACTTCAATGAGCTGGCTGGCCAGTTACCTCGCGGATGTCGACCACTTACCAAGTGCTGCTCAAATAAG AAGCCTGTACATTGGACCCCTGACCCCTTCTTCCAACACCAGCCTGAGCCCCGCAAGCTCACCAGTCAATGAAATGGCTTTTGAGAAGCCCAGCCTCCCTTCGGCAACAGACTGGACAGAATTCCTAAGCGCCTCCACCAGCGAGAAAGTCGAAAACGAGTTTGCGCAGCTGACCCTCTCCGACCACGAGCAGAGAGAGCTCTATGAGGCTGCCAAGCTGGTCCAGACGGTCTTCAGGAAATACAAG GGACGCCCCCTCCGGGAGCAACAGGAAGTGGCCGCTGCTGTCATTCAGCGTTGTTACCGGAAATACAAACAG TATGCACTTTATAAAAAGATGATACAAGCTGCCATCCTCATCCAGAGCAAATTCCGAAGCTACTACGAACAGAAGAAATTCCAGCAGAGCCGGAGAGCTGCTGTCCTAATCCAGCAGTTCTACCGCAGCTACAAGGAATGTGGGAAGAGGAGACAAAGTCGCAGGACGGCTGCTCTCGTGCAGCAGAAGCTCAG AAGCAGCTTGCTCACCAAGAAGCAGGACCAAGCTGCTCGCAAGATCATGCGTTTTTTACGACGCTGCCGCCACAG CCCTCTGGTGGACCATAGGCGGTACAAAAGG